The following are from one region of the Mixophyes fleayi isolate aMixFle1 chromosome 7, aMixFle1.hap1, whole genome shotgun sequence genome:
- the LOC142096952 gene encoding hemoglobin larval subunit beta-1-like, with protein MVHWTAEERAAITAAWSKINLEKDGQDALSRLLFVFPWTQRYFSSFGNLSNITAITGNPKVREHGKKVLTTIDNAIKHLDDIKHYLADLSKSHAQVLHVDPENFKRFGEVLVIVLAGKLGSAFTPKVQAAWEKFIAVLVAALSHGYY; from the exons ATGGTCCACTGGACAGCTGAAGAGAGAGCCGCCATCACTGCTGCATGGTCTAAAATCAATCTTGAAAAGGATGGTCAGGACGCTCTGAGCAG GCTGCTTTTCGTCTTCCCCTGGACCCAGAGGTATTTCAGCAGCTTTGGAAACCTGTCCAATATTACTGCCATCACTGGTAATCCCAAGGTCCGTGAGCATGGCAAGAAGGTGCTCACCACTATTGACAATGCCATTAAACATCTGGATGATATTAAACATTACCTGGCTGACCTCAGCAAGAGTCACGCCCAGGTGCTGCATGTGGACCCCGAAAATTTCAAG CGTTTCGGTGAGGTGCTGGTGATCGTCTTGGCTGGCAAGCTGGGATCTGCATTCACTCCTAAAGTCCAAGCTGCCTGGGAGAAGTTTATTGCAGTCCTGGTGGCTGCTCTGAGCCATGGATATTACTAA